A part of Rhipicephalus microplus isolate Deutch F79 chromosome 8, USDA_Rmic, whole genome shotgun sequence genomic DNA contains:
- the LOC142768636 gene encoding uncharacterized protein LOC142768636 encodes MFEGLTYSLSVFVVLASLVNQGTSCKKQMPPFGPRLLRAKALFGNFMRDCKAELLDVAKAVPPQKVHEMAEMACRIYNACKPSVIETPPDVMYDCAYSVTQNVSHFTYFGMPDQFQHIAKNYLACAQNSMKKYSVPLQTIDDVITVAYVAVHTFGWT; translated from the exons ATGTTCGAGGGGCTCACGTACAGCCTGTCTGTGTTTGTGGTTCTTGCGAGCTTGGTCAATCAAGGCACATCATGCAAGAAGCAAATGCCAC CATTTGGACCACGTCTTCTTCGGGCAAAAGCACTGTTTGGAAACTTCATGCGAGATTGCAAAGCGGAGCTATTAGATGTGGCTAAAGCTGTTCCTCCGCAAAAAGTGCACGAG ATGGCGGAAATGGCCTGCCGTATTTATAATGCGTGCAAACCGTCTGTGATTGAGACACCGCCAGATGTG atgtATGACTGCGCTTATTCTGTTACGCAAAATGTG AGTCATTTCACCTACTTCGGTATGCCAGACCAATTTCAACACATTGCCAAAAATTACTTG GCGTGTGCTCAGAATTCTATGAAGAAATATTCTGTCCCACTACAAACTATAGATGACGTTATTACGGTCGCCTACGTAGCCGTCCACACCTTTGGTTGGACCTGA